The following are encoded in a window of Roseivirga misakiensis genomic DNA:
- the accB gene encoding acetyl-CoA carboxylase biotin carboxyl carrier protein: protein MNPKEIKNMIDFIAKSGLAEVNIETEEFKIEVRRDAEATVVAAAPAAPVAAAPAPAPAAPAPAAAPEAPAAKPAGEDTSKYVEIKSPMIGTFYRTPKPEDPPFVSVGDTVGNGDKVCIIEAMKLFNEIESEVSGTIVKVLVENASPVEYDQPLFLVDPS from the coding sequence ATGAATCCGAAAGAAATTAAGAACATGATAGACTTCATTGCCAAATCTGGTTTGGCTGAAGTGAACATTGAAACTGAAGAATTCAAAATTGAGGTAAGGCGAGATGCTGAAGCTACTGTAGTAGCAGCGGCTCCTGCAGCACCAGTGGCCGCTGCTCCAGCGCCTGCACCTGCTGCTCCTGCTCCAGCGGCCGCTCCTGAAGCTCCAGCTGCAAAACCAGCAGGAGAAGATACCAGCAAGTATGTAGAAATAAAATCACCGATGATCGGTACGTTCTACAGAACACCTAAACCAGAAGATCCACCATTTGTAAGTGTTGGAGATACCGTTGGTAATGGTGACAAGGTTTGTATCATTGAGGCAATGAAACTTTTCAACGAAATTGAATCTGAAGTTTCAGGTACAATCGTGAAGGTTCTGGTTGAAAATGCTTCACCAGTAGAATACGATCAGCCACTCTTCTTGGTTGATCCATCATAA
- a CDS encoding YceD family protein, whose translation MKALREFDIHIFKLSNGEHNYQFDISDSFFELFENEMFSKGKLIANVSLQKSSSMIQMDFQVEGIVELTCDRSLDLFDHPLSFESRMLFKYGDEEKELSEDVMVITKDCQTINVADLLFEFIGLEVPMKKLHPRFQEEEDDNDDELVVVYSSKEEGDEQEEEGDVDPRWAALKNLKNNK comes from the coding sequence TTGAAAGCACTCAGAGAATTTGATATTCACATTTTCAAGCTTTCTAACGGAGAGCACAATTACCAGTTTGATATTTCAGATTCGTTCTTTGAACTGTTTGAAAATGAAATGTTTAGCAAAGGGAAACTTATTGCCAACGTTTCACTCCAAAAGTCGAGTAGTATGATTCAAATGGACTTTCAAGTTGAAGGTATCGTTGAATTAACCTGCGATAGAAGTCTGGATTTATTTGACCATCCCCTTTCTTTTGAAAGTAGGATGCTCTTTAAATACGGCGATGAAGAGAAAGAATTGTCAGAAGACGTGATGGTGATCACTAAAGATTGCCAAACGATAAATGTTGCTGACTTACTTTTTGAATTTATCGGGCTGGAAGTTCCAATGAAGAAGCTTCACCCAAGATTCCAAGAGGAAGAAGATGACAATGACGATGAACTAGTTGTAGTATACAGCTCGAAAGAAGAAGGAGACGAACAGGAAGAAGAAGGAGATGTTGATCCGCGTTGGGCAGCACTCAAAAATTTAAAGAATAACAAGTAG
- the rpmF gene encoding 50S ribosomal protein L32 produces the protein MAHPKRKISRTRRDKRRTHKKLTPKTLVVCPTTGELHMPHRAFWHEGKLYYKGKVVMEKEVLA, from the coding sequence ATGGCGCATCCTAAAAGAAAAATTTCAAGAACGAGACGTGACAAACGTAGAACTCACAAGAAATTGACCCCTAAAACACTCGTGGTTTGCCCAACCACTGGAGAACTTCACATGCCTCACAGAGCTTTCTGGCATGAAGGAAAACTTTATTACAAAGGAAAGGTTGTAATGGAGAAAGAGGTGCTAGCCTAA
- a CDS encoding SulP family inorganic anion transporter translates to MKTDIFKNLKNDAPAGLVVFLVAVPLCLGIALASGAPLFSGIIAGMVGGIIVTTFSGSSLGVSGPAAGLAAIVLVGIQDLGAFDIFLMSVVIAGVIQFVLGIAKAGIIGYYFPSAVIKGMLAAIGVIIILKQIPHAFGYDADPEGDLGFIQADGENTFSELLNMVNFISPGALTIAAISLGILILWEQKFMKRIKITQIIQGPLVVVVSGILMAIGFNGSSLAISSDHMVNIPVAGDVTGFINQFTLPDFGAITNSKVWVLGITIAIVASLETLLCVEATDKLDPQKRVTPTNRELRAQGIGNMVAGLIGGLPVTQVIVRSSANIQSGGKTKASALIHGLLILISAMLIPNILNMIPLASLAAILLVVGYKLAKPALFKQMFASGYPQFIPFVVTVLAIVLTDLLKGIGIGMAVAIFYILLNNLKNPFVMKETHDASKKHYRIILAEMVTFLNKAQILKELNRVPNDSSLLIDASKTTYIQHDVLEIINDFKESARYKNIKLSMCCMKHLNLSSYSKSLNELVISPEEASNFEAKDKTMAAAI, encoded by the coding sequence ATGAAGACAGATATTTTTAAAAATTTAAAGAACGATGCGCCAGCTGGCCTAGTCGTGTTTTTAGTTGCAGTACCACTTTGCCTTGGTATTGCCTTAGCTTCTGGAGCACCCCTATTTTCAGGGATTATTGCCGGTATGGTCGGTGGTATCATAGTCACAACTTTTAGTGGATCAAGCCTTGGCGTCAGTGGCCCTGCAGCCGGTTTAGCAGCCATTGTACTCGTTGGAATCCAGGATTTAGGCGCCTTCGATATTTTCCTAATGTCTGTTGTTATAGCGGGTGTTATTCAATTTGTACTCGGTATTGCTAAAGCGGGAATTATTGGATACTACTTCCCTAGTGCCGTCATAAAAGGCATGTTGGCCGCTATCGGGGTTATTATAATTCTAAAACAGATTCCACATGCTTTTGGGTATGATGCCGATCCGGAAGGTGACCTAGGTTTCATTCAAGCAGATGGCGAAAATACATTCTCTGAGCTATTAAACATGGTCAACTTCATTTCCCCCGGGGCATTGACCATCGCTGCTATTTCACTAGGCATTCTTATTCTCTGGGAACAAAAGTTCATGAAAAGAATAAAAATCACTCAGATCATCCAAGGTCCATTGGTAGTGGTAGTTTCTGGGATTTTAATGGCCATTGGCTTTAATGGTTCTTCGCTGGCCATAAGTTCCGATCACATGGTAAATATTCCTGTGGCAGGAGATGTGACTGGCTTTATCAATCAATTTACCTTACCAGATTTTGGAGCTATCACCAATTCAAAAGTTTGGGTTTTAGGTATCACTATCGCGATTGTAGCCAGTCTGGAGACCTTGCTATGTGTGGAAGCAACGGATAAACTTGACCCACAAAAAAGAGTCACCCCAACTAACCGAGAGTTAAGAGCACAAGGCATTGGTAATATGGTGGCTGGCCTAATAGGCGGCTTGCCAGTAACACAGGTAATTGTAAGGAGCTCCGCAAACATCCAATCAGGCGGTAAAACAAAAGCTTCGGCGTTGATTCATGGTCTCCTGATTTTAATATCAGCAATGTTAATACCCAATATCCTGAACATGATTCCACTTGCCAGTTTAGCAGCCATTCTATTAGTAGTTGGTTATAAGTTGGCTAAACCAGCGCTTTTCAAACAAATGTTTGCTTCGGGTTATCCTCAATTCATTCCTTTTGTAGTGACTGTTTTAGCCATAGTCCTTACCGATCTATTGAAAGGCATTGGCATTGGAATGGCGGTAGCTATTTTCTACATACTCCTGAATAATTTGAAAAACCCTTTTGTCATGAAAGAAACACATGACGCATCTAAGAAACATTATCGAATTATTTTAGCCGAAATGGTGACCTTTTTGAATAAAGCTCAAATCCTAAAAGAGCTCAATAGAGTCCCAAATGATTCATCTCTTTTAATTGACGCCTCTAAAACAACTTACATTCAGCACGATGTATTAGAGATAATCAATGACTTTAAAGAAAGTGCTCGATACAAAAACATTAAACTCTCTATGTGTTGTATGAAACACTTGAATTTATCGAGTTATTCGAAGTCTTTAAATGAGCTTGTAATTAGTCCAGAAGAGGCCTCGAACTTCGAAGCGAAAGATAAGACTATGGCAGCAGCCATTTGA
- the greA gene encoding transcription elongation factor GreA: protein MAGVSYYTEEGLQRLKDELHELKTKGRADMSKQIAEARDKGDLSENAEYDAAKDAQGLMEMRIAELGTVIGNARIKKQEDVDLSKVSILSTVKIKNLKNGMEVKYTLVSEKEADLKSGKISYESPIGKGILNKKVGEVAEVVAPAGKMEFEILEITLE from the coding sequence ATGGCAGGTGTCAGTTATTACACTGAAGAGGGATTGCAGCGATTGAAAGATGAGTTGCATGAGTTAAAGACAAAGGGAAGAGCCGATATGTCTAAGCAAATTGCTGAGGCCAGAGATAAAGGTGATTTGAGTGAAAATGCTGAATACGATGCAGCGAAAGACGCTCAAGGATTAATGGAAATGCGAATTGCGGAGCTTGGTACCGTGATTGGTAATGCTCGAATTAAAAAACAAGAAGATGTAGACCTTTCCAAGGTTTCAATACTCTCTACAGTCAAGATTAAAAATCTAAAGAATGGCATGGAGGTTAAATACACGTTAGTTTCTGAAAAAGAGGCTGATTTAAAAAGTGGTAAAATCTCTTACGAGTCACCTATTGGGAAAGGTATCCTAAATAAGAAGGTTGGGGAAGTTGCTGAAGTAGTAGCACCAGCAGGTAAAATGGAATTCGAAATCCTTGAGATTACTTTAGAGTAA
- the mgtE gene encoding magnesium transporter, with the protein MSAEHLAFELSKEFLESIVQAVERKDAAFIASSLEGVDPADISLLLDEADSEQAKYVLEVLNNEISADVIEEFEEDTRKEFLNELSSEEIAQYIEEMESDDAVDAINDLPVRTREEVIAAIKDEESAAHIQELMRYDEDCAGGLMAKEMVVANVNWNIQQTIEEIRRQGENVEKLYSIYVVDDNEKLLGKVSVKKIILANAKTQIKDIYDEDIKSVETYLDEDEVADIMQKYDLVAVPVINLQGKLVGRITIDDIVDVITEQAEEDMQLMSGISNDVEEDDSIWAISKARLPWLLVGLIGGTFGAWAIGFFEGDLEKNAALAFFIPLVMATGGNVGIQSSTLVVQSLANKSAFEESFGRRVGKMLLVALLTGVVLAAISFGIVLWWKGGEEGLPSVVAISLICVVMLSSFMGTATPLILDKFGINPALASGPFITTTNDILGIIVYLAIANLLLL; encoded by the coding sequence GTGTCAGCAGAGCACTTAGCATTTGAGCTTTCCAAAGAGTTTTTGGAATCCATCGTTCAAGCTGTTGAACGTAAAGATGCGGCCTTTATCGCCAGCTCACTGGAAGGGGTGGATCCAGCTGATATTTCCCTTTTACTCGATGAAGCCGATTCTGAACAGGCCAAGTACGTCTTGGAGGTGCTTAACAATGAAATCAGTGCTGATGTAATTGAAGAATTTGAGGAGGATACTCGTAAAGAGTTCTTAAATGAGTTGAGCTCAGAGGAGATTGCACAATACATCGAGGAAATGGAATCCGATGATGCGGTTGATGCCATTAATGACTTACCCGTTCGGACGCGCGAAGAGGTGATCGCAGCGATCAAGGACGAGGAAAGCGCAGCGCACATTCAAGAACTCATGCGCTATGACGAAGACTGTGCAGGTGGTCTGATGGCCAAGGAAATGGTTGTGGCCAATGTCAATTGGAACATTCAGCAAACCATTGAAGAAATTAGGCGCCAGGGTGAAAATGTTGAAAAACTCTATTCCATTTATGTTGTCGATGATAACGAAAAGCTTCTGGGCAAAGTCTCAGTCAAAAAAATTATCCTGGCCAATGCTAAAACTCAAATAAAAGATATCTACGATGAGGATATCAAATCGGTAGAGACTTACCTGGATGAGGATGAAGTGGCCGATATTATGCAGAAGTATGACTTGGTCGCCGTACCAGTGATCAATCTGCAAGGGAAACTAGTCGGTAGAATTACCATTGACGATATCGTTGATGTAATCACCGAACAGGCCGAAGAGGACATGCAATTAATGTCTGGTATTTCCAATGATGTGGAGGAGGATGACAGCATTTGGGCAATTTCAAAGGCTCGTCTGCCTTGGCTACTTGTGGGACTGATCGGTGGGACTTTCGGGGCATGGGCAATCGGCTTTTTTGAAGGAGATTTGGAGAAAAACGCTGCTTTGGCATTTTTTATACCATTGGTTATGGCTACTGGTGGAAATGTCGGGATTCAGTCCTCTACACTGGTTGTTCAAAGTTTGGCAAATAAATCAGCCTTTGAGGAGTCATTTGGTCGTAGAGTCGGGAAAATGTTACTCGTGGCATTGCTCACAGGCGTTGTATTGGCAGCCATTAGTTTTGGTATAGTCTTATGGTGGAAAGGTGGCGAAGAAGGTTTACCAAGTGTAGTGGCTATATCTTTGATTTGTGTCGTGATGCTTTCCTCTTTTATGGGGACAGCTACACCTTTAATTTTGGACAAATTCGGTATTAATCCAGCCCTTGCCTCAGGACCTTTTATTACTACTACGAACGATATTTTAGGAATCATCGTTTACCTAGCCATAGCAAATCTTTTACTACTTTAA
- the rsmA gene encoding 16S rRNA (adenine(1518)-N(6)/adenine(1519)-N(6))-dimethyltransferase RsmA produces MSSVRPKKHLGQHFLKDLSIAERIADGLTGHGEYNTILEIGPGTGVLTQFLLKKEFETWVVEVDHESIDYLKKHYSSLSDRIISGDFLKHNFFANTGTPLAVVGNFPYNISSQIFFKVLDHHQEIPEVVCMIQKEVAERLASPPGNKTYGILSVLLQAYYDIEYLFTVKPNVFNPPPKVDSGVIRLKRNKIKALDCDEALFKRVVKAGFQMRRKTLRNALKAINLPAELSDHPTLALRAETLSVNQFVALTNLISSCQQST; encoded by the coding sequence ATGTCATCAGTACGCCCCAAGAAACACCTCGGTCAACACTTTTTAAAGGATTTAAGCATAGCCGAAAGAATCGCCGATGGGCTTACTGGACATGGTGAATACAACACCATTTTGGAGATAGGTCCTGGTACGGGGGTACTTACACAGTTCTTATTAAAAAAAGAGTTCGAGACTTGGGTAGTTGAAGTAGATCATGAGTCTATAGATTATCTCAAAAAGCATTATTCGTCGTTGAGTGATCGGATCATTTCAGGGGATTTTCTCAAGCATAATTTTTTTGCCAATACTGGAACACCACTAGCTGTGGTTGGTAATTTTCCATACAATATTTCTTCTCAGATATTTTTCAAGGTCTTAGATCATCACCAAGAAATTCCTGAAGTGGTTTGTATGATCCAAAAAGAAGTTGCCGAAAGGCTGGCTTCACCTCCTGGAAATAAAACCTATGGAATTTTAAGCGTACTACTGCAAGCCTACTACGACATAGAATACTTGTTTACAGTTAAGCCTAATGTTTTTAATCCACCACCAAAAGTGGATTCAGGTGTGATTAGGCTTAAACGGAACAAAATCAAGGCTTTAGATTGCGACGAAGCTTTATTTAAAAGGGTTGTAAAAGCTGGCTTTCAAATGAGAAGGAAAACGTTGCGCAATGCTTTAAAAGCTATAAATTTGCCAGCTGAGTTATCCGACCATCCAACACTTGCTTTAAGGGCGGAAACACTATCGGTAAATCAGTTCGTAGCACTAACAAATCTAATTTCGTCGTGTCAGCAGAGCACTTAG
- a CDS encoding NAD(P)-dependent oxidoreductase: MRKKCLIVDEMHKSICELLLEIGIEPVYKPELDRAGILEEIGVYHGILIRSKTSVDRELVDRAGKLEFIGRAGAGLDKIDVEYVESKGIEILNAPEGNRDALAEHAVGLLLNLLNNINRADQEVRNWIWDREGNRGVELSDKTVGIIGYGYMGQAFVQRLRAFDCRVLVYDKYRKGFGTKNVEEVSLEKMFAKADILSLHIPLNEETRGWVGEDFINQFNKDIYLLNTARGEIIPIQDMISLLDSGKVLGAALDVLEKEKFDQLSEVEKTRFENLFQRKNVVLSPHVGGWTFASFKRINEVLVGKIATHYRIDWNA; this comes from the coding sequence ATGCGTAAAAAGTGCCTTATAGTGGACGAGATGCACAAAAGCATCTGTGAATTACTATTGGAAATTGGTATAGAACCGGTTTACAAGCCAGAACTAGATAGAGCAGGTATTCTAGAAGAAATTGGAGTCTATCATGGTATCCTCATCCGAAGTAAAACATCTGTCGATAGAGAATTGGTTGACCGTGCGGGAAAACTAGAGTTTATCGGAAGAGCAGGTGCAGGTTTGGACAAGATTGACGTGGAATACGTGGAGTCTAAAGGCATAGAAATCCTAAATGCTCCTGAAGGAAACAGAGATGCTTTAGCTGAGCATGCTGTTGGCCTTTTGCTTAACCTATTAAACAATATTAATCGTGCCGATCAAGAAGTTAGAAACTGGATTTGGGACCGAGAGGGGAATAGAGGTGTAGAGCTTAGTGATAAAACCGTTGGGATTATTGGTTATGGCTACATGGGGCAAGCTTTCGTCCAGAGACTTAGAGCGTTCGACTGCCGCGTATTGGTCTATGACAAGTACAGAAAAGGATTCGGTACGAAAAACGTGGAAGAGGTAAGTCTAGAAAAAATGTTTGCCAAGGCAGATATTCTAAGTTTACATATTCCATTAAATGAGGAAACTCGTGGCTGGGTAGGTGAAGATTTTATCAACCAGTTTAATAAAGATATTTACTTGCTAAATACTGCCCGCGGTGAGATCATTCCTATTCAGGATATGATCAGTCTGTTAGATTCTGGTAAAGTATTGGGAGCTGCCTTGGATGTATTGGAGAAAGAAAAGTTCGATCAGTTATCAGAAGTTGAGAAAACCAGATTCGAAAATCTATTTCAACGAAAAAATGTTGTTTTATCTCCACATGTAGGAGGATGGACCTTCGCATCATTCAAGCGAATTAATGAGGTTTTGGTAGGAAAGATAGCCACACATTATCGCATTGATTGGAATGCTTAA
- the efp gene encoding elongation factor P, with the protein MATTADIKNGLCIVKDNDLWMITEFQHVKPGKGPAFVRTKLKNVKSGKVVDNTFSAGHKIETARVEKRGHQFLYKDDYGFHFMNSATFEQVMIEEQMIGKGAGLIKDGQEVDILFHAETELPLTCELPAYVTLEITYTEPGIKGDTATNATKAATLETGAEIQVPLFINLGDKIKVDTRTHSYGERVKE; encoded by the coding sequence ATGGCAACTACTGCAGATATTAAGAATGGTCTTTGTATAGTAAAAGACAACGATCTCTGGATGATTACCGAGTTTCAGCACGTTAAACCTGGTAAAGGTCCTGCATTTGTCAGAACTAAGTTGAAGAATGTTAAAAGTGGAAAGGTGGTTGACAACACTTTTTCAGCTGGACATAAAATCGAAACAGCAAGAGTAGAGAAAAGAGGTCATCAATTTTTATATAAAGATGATTATGGCTTCCACTTCATGAATAGCGCGACTTTTGAGCAAGTTATGATTGAGGAACAAATGATTGGTAAGGGTGCAGGATTAATTAAAGACGGTCAAGAGGTAGATATTCTTTTTCATGCCGAAACTGAGCTACCACTCACCTGTGAATTGCCTGCTTACGTTACTTTGGAAATCACCTATACTGAACCTGGTATAAAAGGAGATACTGCCACTAATGCTACTAAAGCTGCAACCCTAGAAACAGGCGCTGAAATACAAGTGCCATTATTCATTAACTTAGGGGATAAAATAAAAGTCGACACAAGAACTCACTCATATGGTGAGCGAGTAAAAGAATAA
- the pdxA gene encoding 4-hydroxythreonine-4-phosphate dehydrogenase PdxA, which translates to MNEEKRDKRTNPIIGITIGDINGIGPEVIIKAVENNKLFQYVTILVYGHGKALSHYKKLLDREKFSFNQIQSIDQVNPKKLNVINCVDADLTINTGKETKQGGELALAALLKASEDLKNDKIQGIVTAPINKNNIQSEEFKFPGHTEFFTEKFGAKDSLMFLCNEHLKIGVATGHIPLTKIGEHLTKEVILRKGNLMLKSLKKDFGIRKPKVAILGLNPHAGEDGLLGSEEEEIISPAIKELKDAGHLVYGPYPADGFFGNGTYAKFDGILAMYHDQGLIPFKTLAFEDGVNFTAGLSIVRTSPDHGTAYNISGKGIAHEQSMRSAIYMAIDVIKNRNLDV; encoded by the coding sequence ATGAACGAGGAAAAAAGAGACAAAAGAACTAACCCAATCATCGGCATTACCATTGGAGACATCAATGGTATTGGTCCAGAGGTAATCATCAAGGCCGTAGAGAATAATAAGCTTTTTCAATACGTCACTATTCTAGTTTATGGCCATGGTAAAGCGCTTTCTCACTATAAAAAACTCTTGGATCGAGAGAAATTTAGTTTTAACCAAATTCAATCAATTGATCAGGTTAACCCCAAAAAGTTAAACGTCATTAACTGCGTCGATGCCGATCTGACTATAAATACTGGCAAAGAAACTAAGCAAGGGGGAGAATTGGCGCTAGCGGCTTTATTGAAAGCGAGTGAAGACCTGAAAAATGATAAAATTCAAGGCATCGTTACGGCTCCAATTAACAAGAACAATATTCAATCCGAAGAATTTAAATTCCCAGGTCATACGGAGTTTTTTACGGAAAAATTTGGCGCTAAAGACAGCCTAATGTTCTTGTGTAATGAACACTTAAAAATTGGTGTCGCCACTGGTCATATTCCATTAACTAAAATTGGAGAGCATCTAACGAAGGAAGTTATTTTGAGAAAAGGTAACCTAATGCTTAAATCGCTTAAAAAAGACTTTGGCATTCGAAAACCTAAAGTGGCCATTCTCGGTTTGAATCCACACGCGGGTGAAGATGGCTTGTTGGGTTCCGAAGAGGAAGAAATTATATCCCCAGCGATCAAGGAATTAAAGGACGCAGGGCATCTAGTTTATGGTCCATATCCTGCCGATGGTTTCTTCGGCAATGGTACCTATGCCAAATTTGACGGCATTTTAGCCATGTATCATGACCAAGGGTTGATACCTTTCAAAACACTAGCTTTTGAGGATGGAGTCAATTTTACAGCTGGACTTTCAATCGTGAGAACTTCCCCTGACCATGGTACCGCATATAACATCTCAGGTAAGGGCATTGCTCATGAACAGAGCATGCGATCGGCTATTTATATGGCGATTGATGTTATTAAGAATAGAAATTTGGACGTTTAG
- a CDS encoding beta-ketoacyl-ACP synthase III gives MTNIRAQITGVQGYVPEYVLTNDELATMVDTNDQWITSRTGIKERRILKGDNQGTSVMGIEAVNGLLEKTNTSPEEIDLIICATTTPDMVFPATANIIGDAVGAVNAFNYDLQAACSGFIYALTTGSQFIETGKYKKVIVVGADKMSSIIDYTDRTTCIIFGDGGGAVMLEPCEEEFGIMDSILRSDGSGAQHLHMKAGGSRKPASAETLQNREHFVYQEGSSVFKFAVTNMADVSAEIMERNNLVGDDISFLVPHQANKRIIDATARRMGIGEEKVMLNIHRYGNTTSGTIPLCLWDYESQLRKGDNLVIAAFGGGFTWGAIWLKWAYDPK, from the coding sequence ATGACAAACATTCGAGCTCAAATCACGGGTGTCCAAGGCTACGTTCCAGAATATGTTTTAACTAACGACGAACTGGCTACCATGGTCGACACCAATGACCAATGGATCACTTCCCGTACTGGCATCAAAGAACGCCGAATCTTAAAGGGGGACAATCAAGGCACTTCAGTAATGGGCATAGAAGCCGTCAATGGGCTTCTTGAAAAGACAAATACTTCCCCAGAAGAAATCGACCTTATCATTTGCGCCACTACAACTCCTGATATGGTTTTTCCTGCAACAGCCAACATTATTGGTGATGCTGTAGGGGCAGTCAATGCATTCAACTATGACTTACAGGCGGCCTGTTCTGGATTCATTTACGCATTAACAACTGGTTCACAGTTCATTGAAACTGGTAAATACAAAAAAGTGATTGTGGTAGGTGCCGATAAAATGTCATCAATCATAGACTATACTGATCGTACAACCTGTATTATTTTCGGTGATGGCGGCGGCGCTGTAATGCTAGAGCCTTGTGAGGAAGAGTTCGGTATTATGGATTCCATTTTAAGATCTGATGGATCTGGTGCACAGCACTTACATATGAAAGCGGGTGGTAGTCGTAAACCGGCTAGCGCAGAAACGCTGCAGAACAGAGAGCATTTTGTCTATCAGGAAGGGTCTTCGGTTTTTAAATTTGCCGTAACTAATATGGCAGACGTTTCTGCCGAAATCATGGAAAGAAATAACTTGGTGGGTGATGATATTTCATTTTTAGTACCTCACCAAGCAAATAAAAGAATCATTGATGCCACAGCCAGAAGAATGGGCATCGGGGAAGAAAAGGTAATGCTCAATATCCACAGATATGGCAATACTACCAGTGGAACAATTCCGCTTTGTTTGTGGGATTATGAATCACAACTTCGAAAAGGTGACAACCTTGTAATTGCCGCATTTGGTGGCGGATTTACTTGGGGGGCCATCTGGCTAAAATGGGCTTACGACCCGAAATAA
- the accC gene encoding acetyl-CoA carboxylase biotin carboxylase subunit, whose translation MFKKILIANRGEIALRVIRTCKEMGIKTVAVYSAADKDSLHVRFADEAVNIGPAPSNESYLKIPHIISAAEITNADAIHPGYGFLSENAEFSRVCDEYGIKFIGASAEMIEKMGDKATAKATMKAAGVPTIPGSDGLLDTVENGIKIANKMKYPVILKATAGGGGRGMRIVKDDDGFQKAWDDARMESAAAFGNDGLYLEKFIEEPRHVEIQVVGDANGKACHLSERDCSIQRRHQKLVEETPSPAVDKDLRDRMGAAAVKAAEAIGYEGAGTVEFLLDKHGDFYFMEMNTRIQVEHPITEEVTDFDLIKEQIKAAAGIPITGYAYYPKLYAMECRINAEDPAHGFRPSPGKITNLHLPGGHGVRVDSHVYAGYSIPPNYDSMIAKLIVSAQSREEVLVRMKRALEEFVIEGIKTTIPFHIKLMDDEGFKSGDFTTAFLEDFDFSTL comes from the coding sequence GTGTTCAAGAAAATATTAATTGCCAATAGAGGAGAAATCGCCCTACGAGTTATCAGAACTTGTAAAGAAATGGGGATTAAAACAGTAGCTGTTTACTCCGCGGCAGACAAAGACAGTCTACATGTAAGGTTTGCCGATGAAGCGGTCAATATTGGTCCTGCTCCATCAAATGAGTCTTACTTAAAAATACCTCATATCATTTCAGCAGCTGAAATCACCAATGCGGATGCCATTCATCCCGGTTATGGTTTCCTTTCAGAAAATGCTGAATTCTCTCGCGTTTGCGATGAGTATGGCATCAAGTTTATTGGTGCGAGTGCCGAAATGATCGAAAAAATGGGTGATAAGGCTACAGCTAAAGCTACAATGAAAGCTGCGGGTGTACCGACTATCCCAGGTTCTGATGGTCTTTTAGATACTGTTGAAAACGGTATTAAAATCGCCAATAAAATGAAATACCCCGTGATCTTGAAAGCCACAGCAGGTGGCGGTGGTCGCGGAATGAGAATTGTTAAAGATGATGACGGTTTCCAAAAAGCTTGGGATGATGCCAGAATGGAGTCAGCGGCAGCTTTTGGAAATGATGGACTTTACCTTGAAAAGTTTATTGAAGAGCCGCGTCACGTAGAAATCCAAGTTGTTGGAGATGCTAACGGTAAAGCTTGTCACCTTTCTGAAAGAGACTGCTCTATTCAGAGAAGACATCAAAAACTAGTGGAAGAAACACCTTCTCCTGCTGTTGACAAAGACTTAAGAGACAGAATGGGAGCTGCTGCTGTAAAAGCTGCAGAAGCCATTGGTTACGAAGGGGCTGGTACCGTAGAGTTCTTATTAGATAAACACGGTGATTTCTACTTCATGGAAATGAATACCAGGATTCAAGTGGAGCACCCAATAACTGAAGAAGTAACTGACTTTGATTTAATCAAAGAACAAATCAAAGCTGCGGCTGGAATTCCTATTACTGGTTATGCCTACTATCCAAAGCTTTATGCTATGGAATGCAGAATTAACGCGGAAGATCCTGCGCACGGATTTAGACCTTCTCCAGGTAAGATTACTAATTTACATCTACCTGGTGGTCATGGTGTGAGGGTAGACAGCCACGTTTATGCTGGCTACTCAATTCCGCCAAACTATGACTCAATGATCGCTAAACTGATCGTTAGTGCTCAATCTCGTGAAGAAGTACTTGTAAGAATGAAGAGAGCATTGGAAGAGTTTGTGATAGAGGGGATTAAAACAACAATTCCTTTCCATATCAAACTTATGGATGACGAAGGCTTCAAATCAGGTGATTTCACAACTGCCTTCTTAGAAGATTTCGACTTTTCAACTTTATAA